Proteins from one Dysgonomonas sp. HDW5A genomic window:
- a CDS encoding LrgB family protein, whose product MRLLIESPEFILVLIFGSYLFGQYIFKKTRIAILHPLIISIAIIILFLQITKMDYETFQRGGQFVSFLLGPSVVALGYILYQQMSYLKGNVVSILTSIFVGSITGIVSVIVLAKITGADNALVMTLEPKSVTTAIAMNISAQSGGIPSLTAVIVLFCGIFGGIVGPFVLRILGIKSSIAKGLAMGASAHSVGTVKAMEMGVIEGAISGLAIGLMGVMTALLIPFIHQLLS is encoded by the coding sequence ATGAGGTTATTAATTGAGAGTCCCGAATTTATTCTTGTCCTTATTTTTGGCAGTTATTTATTCGGGCAATATATCTTTAAAAAGACAAGAATTGCCATACTACATCCTCTTATTATATCCATAGCGATTATAATTCTATTTCTACAAATAACAAAAATGGATTATGAAACATTTCAACGAGGAGGACAATTTGTAAGTTTTCTTCTAGGTCCATCTGTTGTGGCATTGGGATATATTCTTTATCAACAAATGTCTTATCTAAAAGGAAATGTAGTATCCATACTTACTTCAATATTTGTGGGCAGTATAACCGGAATAGTAAGTGTAATTGTCTTGGCAAAAATAACAGGAGCAGATAATGCATTAGTTATGACTCTCGAACCTAAATCGGTTACGACAGCCATTGCAATGAATATTTCAGCTCAATCTGGAGGAATACCTTCCCTAACTGCTGTTATTGTTTTATTCTGTGGTATATTCGGAGGTATAGTTGGTCCTTTTGTGTTGCGTATTTTAGGAATTAAAAGCAGTATCGCTAAAGGATTGGCGATGGGAGCCTCGGCACATAGTGTAGGAACAGTAAAGGCTATGGAAATGGGTGTAATTGAGGGGGCAATAAGTGGATTGGCTATTGGACTTATGGGCGTAATGACCGCTCTGTTAATCCCCTTTATACATCAACTTCTATCTTAA
- the epsC gene encoding serine O-acetyltransferase EpsC gives MTDLNKISELLNSKSNTLPINKIELEAILQTIFHQLLFPICDKNCTSTSDNLNYVYSVLLENISNLINKKEAEIVVDSFITELPDLRNRLYDEAKCYLQNDPAARSIEEIIITYPGFFALTVYRLSHILYKMHVPIIPRLFSEYAHASVGIDIHPGAQIGNMFFIDHGTGIVIGETTIIGNNVKIYQGVTLGALFVTKELKDKKRHPTIEDNVVIYAGATILGGSTVVGHDSTIGGNVWLTRSVVPYSLVFHNSEVRIRTTQDFEDSFNYTI, from the coding sequence ATGACCGACTTAAATAAAATTTCTGAATTATTAAATTCAAAATCAAATACTCTCCCAATCAACAAAATAGAACTTGAAGCAATCCTACAAACCATATTTCATCAGTTGCTTTTTCCCATTTGTGACAAGAATTGTACCTCTACATCTGATAATCTTAATTATGTATATTCTGTATTATTAGAAAATATATCAAATCTTATCAATAAAAAGGAGGCCGAAATAGTAGTTGATTCATTTATAACTGAATTACCTGACTTAAGAAACAGATTATACGATGAAGCAAAGTGTTATTTACAAAATGACCCTGCGGCTCGTAGTATTGAAGAAATTATTATAACATACCCCGGATTTTTTGCATTGACTGTATATCGCCTCTCTCACATTCTATACAAGATGCATGTGCCTATTATCCCTAGATTATTTTCTGAATATGCTCATGCTTCAGTTGGAATAGATATTCACCCAGGAGCACAAATAGGAAATATGTTTTTTATAGATCACGGCACGGGAATAGTTATCGGCGAAACTACAATTATTGGGAATAATGTAAAAATATATCAAGGTGTAACTCTAGGAGCATTGTTTGTTACTAAAGAGCTAAAAGACAAAAAAAGGCATCCAACCATAGAAGATAATGTGGTTATCTATGCAGGAGCAACCATATTAGGTGGCTCAACTGTTGTTGGTCACGACTCTACCATTGGAGGAAACGTATGGCTTACAAGAAGTGTTGTCCCCTACTCTTTGGTTTTTCACAACTCTGAAGTAAGAATCAGAACAACTCAGGATTTTGAAGATTCTTTTAATTATACAATTTGA
- a CDS encoding CidA/LrgA family protein has translation MVKGIFIILLFYFIGECMSYLIKGFIPGSIIGMMLLFLSLYLKIINPESVDSTANAITKNMAIFFIPSGAGLMSSFGVLSKFWASIIITCSISTILVIAVVGIVQQQMEKGRSK, from the coding sequence ATGGTTAAAGGAATTTTCATCATTCTCTTATTTTATTTTATAGGAGAGTGCATGAGCTACCTCATTAAAGGGTTTATTCCGGGAAGTATCATCGGAATGATGTTGTTATTTTTATCGCTCTATCTCAAAATCATAAATCCGGAAAGTGTTGATTCAACAGCAAATGCCATAACTAAAAATATGGCAATCTTCTTTATTCCTTCGGGAGCCGGATTAATGAGTTCATTTGGCGTATTGAGTAAATTTTGGGCATCTATTATTATTACCTGCTCAATCAGCACAATTTTAGTTATTGCCGTAGTAGGTATAGTACAACAACAAATGGAAAAAGGGAGATCGAAATGA
- the efp gene encoding elongation factor P, which translates to MATTADIRNGMCIDIEGQYYVIIEFLHVKPGKGAAFVRTKMRNVTTGRILERTFNAGIKLDEVRIERREYQYLYKDEMGYNLMNNETFEQVSLNANQIEGVAFLKEGDTIDVQVHAETETILTAELPQNVILEVTYTEPGLKGDTATNATKPATLETGAEVRVPLFINEGEKIKINTRDGSYVERVK; encoded by the coding sequence ATGGCAACTACTGCAGATATTAGAAATGGTATGTGTATTGACATTGAAGGTCAATATTATGTAATTATTGAATTCCTTCATGTAAAACCAGGTAAGGGAGCAGCTTTTGTGAGAACAAAAATGAGAAACGTAACTACAGGACGTATCTTAGAAAGAACATTTAATGCAGGTATAAAGCTAGATGAAGTACGTATCGAAAGACGCGAATATCAATATTTATACAAAGATGAAATGGGATACAACCTTATGAATAATGAGACTTTCGAGCAAGTATCTCTTAACGCAAACCAAATAGAAGGAGTAGCTTTTCTTAAAGAAGGTGATACTATAGATGTACAGGTGCATGCTGAAACCGAAACTATTTTGACTGCCGAATTACCTCAAAACGTAATCTTGGAAGTTACATATACCGAGCCAGGATTAAAAGGAGATACTGCAACAAATGCAACGAAACCTGCAACATTAGAAACCGGAGCAGAAGTTAGAGTACCACTTTTCATAAATGAAGGTGAGAAAATAAAAATCAATACTCGTGACGGCTCATACGTTGAGAGAGTTAAGTAA
- a CDS encoding metal-sulfur cluster assembly factor, whose protein sequence is MNTGLLKLEEDIVRMLKTVYDPEIPVNIYDLGLIYKVDVDDDQNVTITMTLTAPNCPAADFILEDVRLKLESIPAAKNVIVNLTFEPEWNKDMLSEEAKLELGFL, encoded by the coding sequence ATGAATACTGGATTATTAAAATTAGAAGAAGACATAGTACGTATGCTGAAAACAGTATATGATCCCGAAATACCCGTAAATATTTATGATCTTGGACTTATCTATAAGGTAGATGTAGATGATGATCAAAATGTAACCATAACTATGACATTGACTGCCCCCAATTGCCCCGCAGCAGATTTCATATTAGAGGATGTACGCCTAAAACTTGAATCTATTCCGGCTGCAAAGAATGTAATTGTAAATCTCACATTCGAGCCCGAATGGAATAAAGATATGTTGAGTGAAGAAGCTAAATTAGAGCTGGGTTTTCTATAA
- a CDS encoding UDP-2,3-diacylglucosamine diphosphatase, with translation MAERNKVYFLSDVHLGSASHNKVIDNNGALSLPNTIKKTSKDSYPNHEIERKLCRWFDMVKEDAKTIYLLGDIFDFWFEYKYVVPRGFTRVLGKISELTDSGIEIHFFIGNHDVWVTDYLEKECGMIVHLEPLVQDIYNKKFLLAHGDGLGDDSKSFKIIRWAFHNKFCQKAFACLHPRWALGIAHRWSNHSRATGGEIPYLGEDKEHLVLFAKKQLKESPNINFFIFGHRHIMLDLMLSQTSRIVILGDWISFFSYAVFDGENFSLEIFEDK, from the coding sequence ATGGCGGAAAGAAATAAAGTTTACTTCCTATCCGACGTACATCTAGGATCAGCCTCACACAATAAAGTTATAGATAATAACGGAGCATTGAGCTTACCTAATACGATCAAAAAAACATCGAAAGACAGTTATCCCAACCATGAGATTGAGAGAAAGCTATGCAGATGGTTTGATATGGTAAAAGAAGATGCTAAAACGATTTATCTTTTAGGAGATATATTCGATTTCTGGTTTGAGTATAAATATGTTGTGCCAAGAGGATTTACACGTGTATTAGGTAAGATCTCAGAGTTAACAGATTCCGGTATAGAAATTCATTTCTTTATCGGAAATCACGATGTATGGGTCACTGATTATCTGGAAAAAGAATGTGGTATGATAGTTCATCTTGAACCATTGGTACAAGATATATACAACAAAAAATTCCTACTCGCTCATGGTGACGGATTAGGAGATGATTCTAAGTCGTTTAAAATCATCAGATGGGCTTTTCATAACAAATTCTGTCAAAAAGCTTTTGCCTGTTTACATCCACGTTGGGCATTAGGTATAGCCCATCGATGGTCAAATCATAGTAGAGCTACAGGTGGAGAGATACCTTATTTAGGCGAAGATAAAGAACATCTGGTTTTGTTCGCAAAGAAACAACTTAAGGAATCTCCGAATATTAATTTTTTCATTTTCGGACATCGTCACATAATGCTTGACCTGATGTTATCGCAGACCTCACGAATTGTTATTCTTGGAGACTGGATCAGTTTTTTCTCTTATGCTGTTTTTGACGGTGAGAATTTTTCTTTAGAAATATTTGAGGATAAATAG
- the radC gene encoding DNA repair protein RadC, whose amino-acid sequence MDQSKLKLKITDWAEEDRPREKMLIKGVSALSDAELLAILIGSGNKNETAVELSQRILFSVNNNLNSFGKLSIHDLVQNFNGIGEAKAITIIAALELGKRRKLSDTEKQQLILLSKDVFHMFQPLLGDLRHEESWVLLMNRSNKVLKKILVSKGGITGTVIDIRLIIKEAIENLATNIVLIHNHPSGNPKPSEDDNNITLKLKEACKILDIYLMDHVIVCDNSYYSYRDNDCIL is encoded by the coding sequence ATGGATCAATCGAAGCTAAAGCTAAAAATAACAGATTGGGCAGAAGAAGACCGTCCACGGGAAAAGATGCTTATAAAGGGAGTATCCGCATTATCTGATGCTGAATTACTGGCTATTCTGATTGGATCGGGTAATAAGAATGAAACCGCTGTCGAACTGTCGCAACGAATATTATTTTCGGTAAATAATAACCTGAATTCATTCGGTAAACTAAGTATTCATGACTTAGTACAAAATTTCAACGGTATAGGTGAAGCCAAAGCCATTACTATTATTGCAGCGTTAGAATTAGGTAAAAGACGTAAGCTTTCTGATACAGAAAAGCAACAGCTCATACTATTAAGTAAAGATGTTTTTCATATGTTTCAGCCACTCCTTGGTGATCTAAGACATGAAGAAAGTTGGGTATTACTCATGAACCGGTCTAATAAAGTGCTGAAAAAGATTCTAGTCAGTAAAGGAGGAATTACAGGTACAGTTATTGATATTCGCCTTATTATTAAAGAAGCAATTGAAAATTTAGCAACTAACATTGTATTAATACACAATCATCCTTCGGGTAACCCTAAACCAAGCGAAGATGATAATAACATCACACTAAAACTTAAAGAGGCCTGCAAAATACTTGATATATATTTAATGGATCATGTTATTGTATGCGACAATAGCTATTACAGCTATAGAGATAATGATTGTATATTATAA
- a CDS encoding acyltransferase family protein, whose translation MKERNITLDYFKILLSILVVIIHLPIVDIYITPQGFGSKILYSIGSFISFDLSKIAVPSFFIINGYFLDFTDQKKVFRYITKMIKIYIVWTLFYLPFMIEKASGSMYAILLMMGFYHLWYLPALIGAVICIFFMRKIFNNNILFLIIAVLLFGIGYYIQQTNPYAPLRFFKYRNFLFMGIPFVLMGYLIKSFDFSRYKRLITVLLVLSLSTLIFESCTYLHKYEAIPNIYLSLFITCPAIIILILQNSTMKILKNDDIGQLSSAIFFIHPAILFLIHIPVPNIFILPFVIISSVFLSFAIIQANKSLKIFL comes from the coding sequence GTGAAGGAAAGAAACATTACTCTGGATTATTTTAAGATACTATTAAGTATACTGGTTGTAATAATCCATCTCCCAATAGTAGATATATATATAACCCCTCAAGGTTTTGGGAGTAAGATATTATATTCAATAGGATCATTTATCTCGTTTGACTTGTCCAAAATAGCCGTGCCCTCATTTTTTATTATTAATGGCTATTTTCTTGATTTTACAGATCAGAAAAAGGTCTTTCGATATATAACTAAAATGATAAAGATTTATATTGTCTGGACATTATTTTATCTTCCATTTATGATAGAGAAAGCAAGTGGCAGTATGTATGCTATACTTTTAATGATGGGCTTTTATCATTTGTGGTATCTTCCCGCACTTATAGGTGCCGTTATTTGTATTTTCTTTATGAGAAAAATCTTTAACAATAATATTTTATTTCTAATTATTGCCGTACTACTATTTGGTATAGGCTATTATATCCAACAAACAAATCCATATGCACCTTTAAGGTTTTTCAAATATCGTAACTTCCTTTTTATGGGTATTCCCTTTGTATTAATGGGATATTTAATAAAGAGCTTCGATTTCTCAAGATACAAACGCTTAATTACCGTATTATTAGTTCTTAGTTTATCTACTCTGATTTTTGAATCATGCACCTATCTTCATAAATACGAAGCGATACCTAATATATACCTATCATTATTTATAACTTGTCCTGCCATTATAATACTTATTCTTCAGAATAGTACAATGAAGATTCTAAAGAATGACGATATAGGGCAGTTATCTTCGGCTATATTCTTTATTCATCCTGCTATTTTATTCCTAATACATATTCCAGTACCTAATATTTTTATACTACCTTTTGTCATTATATCCTCTGTATTTCTCTCTTTTGCTATAATACAAGCAAATAAATCTCTCAAAATATTTCTATAA
- a CDS encoding NAD(P)/FAD-dependent oxidoreductase, whose product MKIAIIGTGISGLSLANILKDKHEVVLFEKEQRQGGLIKCDIIDSVLFHKVGGHVFNSKNKEVADWFWSHFNQDSEFLEVTRNAKILFRDQIIGYPIENYIYNFDKSTIDTIIDELLLLQHKEKQSWQNYPNFELFLENTFGKTLYELYFKPYNNKIWKVDLSTVPMSWLEGKLPMPNLKEIIVSNITRQEEKSMVHSTFFYPKVGGSQFIVDRLSQDLDIRTGSDITHIEKINNQYTIDKQIGFDSVVYCGDIRKMPDYLEKTLDGKVDLKEIQNLRSNGTSNLLCETDDNDISWLYIPEEFTSAHRIIYTGNFSPANNGDKQRKTCVVEFSGKMQYEDMISEIKKLPGNLSPIKYNYEQNSYIIHNFETKKLIDQTKKILKEENIHLLGRFAEWEYYNMDKCIEAALNLAKTL is encoded by the coding sequence ATGAAAATTGCAATTATTGGAACAGGTATATCCGGACTTTCTTTAGCTAATATTTTAAAAGATAAACACGAGGTTGTTCTTTTCGAAAAAGAGCAACGTCAAGGTGGACTTATAAAGTGTGATATTATCGATTCGGTTTTGTTTCATAAAGTTGGAGGACATGTATTCAATTCTAAAAATAAAGAAGTAGCCGATTGGTTTTGGTCACATTTCAACCAAGACTCTGAATTTCTAGAAGTTACCAGAAATGCTAAGATTCTTTTTAGAGATCAAATAATTGGTTATCCTATAGAAAACTACATCTATAATTTCGATAAAAGTACTATAGATACAATAATAGACGAACTTCTTCTATTACAACATAAAGAGAAGCAATCATGGCAAAATTATCCTAATTTTGAGCTGTTTTTAGAAAATACTTTTGGTAAAACTCTTTATGAACTCTATTTTAAACCATATAATAATAAAATATGGAAAGTAGACCTTTCAACAGTTCCTATGTCTTGGTTGGAAGGAAAACTACCAATGCCAAACTTAAAAGAAATCATTGTAAGTAATATAACTCGTCAGGAAGAAAAATCGATGGTACATTCGACATTTTTTTATCCAAAAGTTGGCGGATCACAATTTATTGTAGATAGACTTTCTCAAGATTTAGATATACGTACAGGATCTGACATAACTCATATTGAAAAAATTAATAATCAATATACAATAGATAAACAAATAGGTTTCGATAGTGTTGTATATTGCGGAGATATAAGAAAGATGCCCGACTATTTAGAGAAAACTCTTGATGGCAAAGTTGATTTAAAAGAAATACAGAATTTAAGATCAAACGGCACATCGAATTTACTCTGCGAAACGGACGACAATGACATCTCATGGCTGTACATTCCTGAAGAATTCACTAGTGCTCACAGAATAATTTACACAGGTAATTTTTCGCCAGCTAATAATGGAGATAAACAACGAAAAACTTGTGTTGTTGAATTTTCCGGAAAAATGCAATACGAAGACATGATTAGTGAAATAAAAAAACTACCTGGTAATTTATCTCCTATTAAATATAATTATGAGCAGAATTCATATATTATACATAATTTCGAGACAAAAAAACTAATTGACCAAACAAAGAAAATCCTAAAAGAAGAGAATATACATCTTCTGGGGCGTTTTGCTGAATGGGAATACTATAATATGGACAAATGTATTGAAGCAGCTCTAAATTTAGCTAAAACACTATAA